The sequence GTCAGCGAAATCACCCCGGACTTGGAACGGACCTACTGGGGAAACTCCTCAACCGCAGGTCGGTCGTGGGCGCCGCTCGCGCCTGCAACGCGGGTCCGAGGAACCGGCAACGCCCAGGCAGAGCGATTCGCGGCCTGTTCCGGTGCCGGTCTTTCAGCCCGCGGGGATCCCGCGCTCGTTGCGGTAGCCCCGCACGCCGGTGATGAGGCCATCCACCACGGAGAAGATGTGGCACACCATGCTCACGTGGGTGCCGTCGCTGTCGACGATGGTCGACAGCTGCTCGACGTAGACGTCGTCGCCCGCCTGCTGCACGGTGATGTTCTCCGTGGTGAGCGACGTGGACTTGTTGATCGGTGCCTGCAACCTCGTGATCAGTGCGTCCGCCCCTCGGTGCAT comes from Nocardioides piscis and encodes:
- a CDS encoding nuclear transport factor 2 family protein — protein: MAEDTASIDLVRRYIEAVQRARASGDVSDFEALREFLSADLVIKVASAWTDEPWQVMHRGADALITRLQAPINKSTSLTTENITVQQAGDDVYVEQLSTIVDSDGTHVSMVCHIFSVVDGLITGVRGYRNERGIPAG